Within Sporanaerobacter acetigenes DSM 13106, the genomic segment AAAAGAATCGAAGATTATAGAGCCAGTGGTTTAACCGCTATTAAATGGTGTGAAAAAAATAATATTTCTGTCCATATGCTCAGATATAAGATTACTCAATTTAACAAAGAAAAGGAACAAATATCTAAAGAAACACAGTGGGCATCCGTTGTTCTTGAAAAACCAGTAGCTGAAAAAGAAACTTATCCATCATTAAAGGTTACCGTAGGT encodes:
- the tnpA gene encoding IS66 family insertion sequence element accessory protein TnpA yields the protein MTEEERKLWTKRIEDYRASGLTAIKWCEKNNISVHMLRYKITQFNKEKEQISKETQWASVVLEKPVAEKETYPSLKVTVG